Proteins from a genomic interval of Mycobacterium conspicuum:
- a CDS encoding LppX_LprAFG lipoprotein: MQTMQTRRRLFVVLAAVSVAAALITGSAGCSKGSSQSGAPLPDATTLVKQSTDVTKNLKSAHLVLTVIGKIPGLPIKTLTGDLTTAPATAASGDAQLMVAGSEVDANFVVLDGELYATLTPNKWSDFGKAADIYDVSTILNPDNGLANVLANFQNPKAEGRETINGQSTIRISGTVPSAAVNKIASQLSAGNSTPATVWIQESGDHQLVQSKLDKSSGNSVQMTLSNWNQPVQVTKPPVS; the protein is encoded by the coding sequence ATGCAGACTATGCAGACCCGCCGCCGATTATTTGTCGTCCTCGCCGCCGTGAGCGTCGCCGCAGCCCTGATCACGGGATCGGCGGGATGCTCGAAGGGCTCCAGCCAGAGCGGGGCGCCGCTCCCCGACGCGACGACATTGGTCAAGCAGTCCACCGACGTCACCAAAAATCTCAAGAGCGCGCATCTGGTCCTGACGGTGATCGGCAAGATTCCGGGGCTGCCCATCAAGACGCTCACCGGCGACCTCACCACCGCCCCGGCCACCGCTGCGTCCGGCGATGCGCAACTGATGGTCGCGGGTTCCGAGGTCGACGCGAACTTCGTCGTCCTGGACGGCGAGCTCTACGCCACCCTGACCCCGAATAAGTGGAGCGATTTCGGCAAGGCCGCCGACATTTACGACGTCTCGACGATCCTGAACCCGGACAACGGCCTTGCCAACGTGCTGGCGAACTTCCAGAACCCCAAGGCCGAAGGCCGCGAGACCATCAACGGGCAGAGCACCATCCGCATCAGCGGCACCGTCCCCTCCGCCGCGGTGAACAAGATCGCCTCGCAGCTCAGCGCGGGCAACTCGACACCGGCCACGGTGTGGATCCAGGAATCCGGCGACCATCAGCTGGTGCAGTCCAAGTTGGACAAGAGTTCGGGCAATTCCGTCCAGATGACCTTGTCGAACTGGAACCAGCCGGTGCAGGTCACCAAGCCCCCGGTGAGCTGA
- a CDS encoding DivIVA domain-containing protein, whose product MRDPAGGGLSPEQVRNVVFAKPPLGRRGYNEDQVDAFLDFVAQHLQPGRSRPGAVAPPPSGRLSARHGAARHAGDESWLRRAGNAVIQLFTWILQD is encoded by the coding sequence CTGCGGGATCCGGCGGGAGGCGGCCTCAGTCCCGAGCAAGTCCGCAACGTGGTTTTCGCGAAGCCGCCGCTCGGACGGCGCGGATACAACGAAGACCAGGTCGACGCGTTTCTCGACTTTGTCGCGCAGCACCTCCAACCTGGGCGATCGCGCCCGGGCGCCGTTGCGCCACCGCCGTCCGGTCGGTTGTCCGCGCGGCACGGCGCCGCGAGGCACGCCGGTGACGAGAGCTGGCTCCGCCGGGCCGGTAATGCCGTGATCCAGCTCTTCACATGGATCCTCCAAGACTGA
- the uvrC gene encoding excinuclease ABC subunit UvrC, which produces MPDPATYRPAPGSIPVEPGVYRFRDSHGRVIYVGKAKSLRSRLTSYFQDISALQPRTRQMVTTAAKVEWTVVTTEVEALQLEYNWIKEFDPRFNIRYRDDKSYPVLAVTLNEEFPRLMVYRGPRRKGVRYFGPYSHAWAIRETLDLLTRVFPARTCSAGVFKRHKQIDRPCLLGYIDKCSAPCVGRVSAEQHRQIVIDFCDFLSGKTDRFAKELEQQMNAAAETLDFERAARLRDDLGALKRAMEKQAVVFGDGTDADVVAFADDELEAAVQVFHVRGGRVRGQRGWIVEKAGDPGDSGEERLVEQFLTQFYGDQAELDGAADESTNPVPREVLVPCLPSNSEQLASWLSGLRGSRVTLRVPRRGDKKALAETVQRNAKEALQQHKLKRAGDFNARSAALQSIQEALGLADAPLRIECVDVSHVQGTDVVGSLVVFEDGLPRKSDYRHFGIKEAAGQGRSDDVASIAEVTRRRFYRHLQEQNDPNLLSAEGKSRRFAYPPNLFVVDGGAPQVNAANAVLEELGITDVAVIGLAKRLEEVWVPSEPDPIIMPRNSEGLYLLQRVRDEAHRFAIAYHRSKRSKRMTASALDAVPGLGEHRRKALVTHFGSIARLKEATVDQITAVPGIGVATANAVLQALRPEPNGAPE; this is translated from the coding sequence GTGCCAGATCCCGCCACGTATCGCCCCGCGCCCGGGTCCATCCCGGTCGAGCCCGGCGTCTACCGATTCCGGGATTCGCACGGGCGCGTCATCTACGTCGGCAAGGCCAAGAGCCTGCGCAGCCGGCTGACGTCATACTTCCAAGACATCTCGGCGCTGCAACCCCGCACCCGGCAGATGGTGACCACCGCGGCCAAGGTCGAGTGGACGGTGGTCACCACCGAAGTCGAGGCGCTGCAGCTCGAATACAACTGGATCAAGGAGTTCGATCCGCGCTTCAACATCCGCTACCGCGACGACAAGTCGTACCCCGTGCTGGCGGTCACCCTCAACGAGGAGTTTCCGCGGCTGATGGTCTACCGCGGCCCGCGGCGCAAGGGTGTGCGCTATTTCGGGCCGTACTCGCATGCCTGGGCCATCCGGGAAACGCTGGACCTGCTCACCCGGGTGTTTCCGGCCCGAACCTGTTCGGCCGGAGTGTTCAAGCGACACAAGCAGATTGACCGCCCCTGCCTGCTCGGCTACATCGACAAGTGCTCGGCGCCGTGCGTCGGCCGGGTCAGCGCCGAGCAGCATCGCCAAATCGTCATCGACTTCTGCGACTTCCTGTCCGGCAAGACCGACCGGTTCGCCAAAGAGCTGGAACAGCAGATGAACGCCGCGGCCGAAACACTCGATTTCGAGCGGGCCGCACGCCTTCGCGACGACCTGGGCGCGCTGAAGCGGGCGATGGAGAAACAGGCCGTGGTCTTCGGCGACGGCACCGACGCCGACGTGGTCGCGTTCGCCGACGACGAACTCGAGGCGGCGGTGCAGGTGTTCCACGTCCGCGGTGGCCGGGTGCGCGGTCAGCGTGGCTGGATCGTCGAAAAGGCCGGGGACCCGGGCGATTCCGGTGAGGAGCGGTTGGTCGAGCAGTTCCTGACGCAGTTCTACGGCGACCAGGCCGAGCTCGACGGTGCGGCCGACGAATCGACCAACCCCGTGCCCCGCGAGGTGTTGGTGCCGTGCCTGCCGTCGAACTCCGAACAGCTGGCCAGCTGGTTGTCCGGCCTGCGTGGTTCGCGCGTCACATTGAGGGTGCCGCGCCGCGGTGACAAGAAGGCGCTGGCCGAAACCGTGCAGCGCAACGCGAAAGAGGCGCTGCAGCAACACAAGCTGAAGCGCGCCGGCGACTTCAACGCCAGATCCGCCGCGCTGCAGAGCATTCAAGAGGCGCTCGGCCTCGCCGACGCGCCGCTGCGCATCGAGTGCGTCGACGTCAGCCACGTGCAGGGCACCGACGTGGTGGGCTCACTGGTGGTGTTCGAGGACGGACTGCCGCGCAAGTCCGACTACCGGCACTTCGGGATCAAGGAAGCGGCCGGACAGGGCCGCTCCGACGACGTCGCCTCCATCGCCGAGGTGACCCGCCGCCGCTTCTACCGACACCTCCAAGAGCAGAACGATCCGAATCTGCTTTCCGCGGAAGGAAAATCGCGCCGGTTCGCCTATCCGCCCAACCTGTTCGTCGTGGACGGCGGTGCGCCCCAAGTCAATGCGGCCAACGCCGTGCTCGAGGAGCTCGGCATCACCGACGTCGCGGTGATCGGCCTGGCCAAGCGGCTGGAAGAGGTGTGGGTGCCCTCGGAGCCCGATCCGATCATCATGCCGCGCAACAGCGAGGGGCTGTATTTGCTGCAGCGGGTGCGTGACGAGGCGCACCGGTTCGCCATCGCCTACCATCGCAGCAAGCGATCCAAGCGGATGACGGCCTCGGCGCTGGACGCGGTGCCGGGGCTGGGCGAGCATCGCCGCAAGGCGCTGGTCACCCATTTCGGATCGATAGCCCGCCTCAAGGAGGCCACCGTCGACCAGATCACCGCCGTGCCGGGTATCGGCGTGGCAACGGCCAACGCGGTCCTGCAGGCGCTGCGACCTGAGCCCAACGGAGCTCCCGAATGA
- a CDS encoding PH domain-containing protein, whose product MAQRDVWDVELRPHLTPLFAYGAAFLIAAVHIVAGALLKQQSTGVIFQTADQVALGLLGVVIAGAVLLLARPRLRVGPPGLSVRNLLGDRLIPWSDTVGVSFPVGSRWARVDLFDDEYVPVMAIQAVDKDRAVAAMDTVRELLARYRPDLGHTSE is encoded by the coding sequence GTGGCACAACGGGACGTTTGGGACGTTGAACTGCGCCCCCATCTGACGCCGCTGTTCGCCTACGGCGCAGCATTTTTGATCGCGGCGGTGCACATCGTGGCGGGCGCGCTGCTCAAGCAGCAGTCCACCGGAGTGATCTTCCAGACCGCCGACCAGGTCGCGCTGGGCCTGCTCGGTGTGGTCATCGCCGGGGCCGTGCTGTTGCTGGCACGGCCGCGGCTGCGGGTCGGCCCGCCGGGTCTTTCGGTACGTAACCTGTTGGGGGACAGGCTTATCCCGTGGTCGGACACGGTCGGGGTGTCCTTTCCGGTTGGCAGCCGCTGGGCGCGCGTCGACTTATTCGACGACGAGTACGTCCCGGTGATGGCGATCCAGGCCGTCGACAAGGACCGTGCCGTCGCCGCCATGGACACCGTGCGTGAGCTGTTGGCCCGCTATCGGCCGGACCTGGGTCACACGTCCGAGTAG
- a CDS encoding bifunctional 3,4-dihydroxy-2-butanone-4-phosphate synthase/GTP cyclohydrolase II, which yields MTRLDSVERAVADIAAGKAVVVIDDEERENEGDLIFAAEMATPEMVAFMVRYTSGYLCVPLDGAICDRLGLLPMYAVNQDKHGTAYTVTVDARQGVGTGISASDRATTMRLLADPTTVADDFTRPGHVVPLRAKDGGVLRRPGHTEAAVDLARMAGLQPAGAICEIVSQKDEGSMAQTDELRVFADEHGLALITIADIIEWRRKHEKHIERIAEARIPTRHGEFRAIGYTSIYDEVEHVALVRGDIAGPDAEGDDVLVRVHSECLTGDVFGSRRCDCGPQLDAAMAMVAREGRGVVLYMRGHEGRGIGLLHKLQAYQLQDAGADTVDANLKLGLPADARDYGIGAQILVDLGVRSMRLLTNNPAKRVGLDGYGLHILERVPLPVRANAENIRYLMTKRDRMGHDLVGLDDFHESVYLPGEFGGAL from the coding sequence ATGACGAGGTTGGACTCCGTCGAGCGGGCGGTTGCCGACATCGCGGCGGGCAAGGCCGTCGTCGTCATCGACGACGAGGAACGCGAAAACGAGGGTGACCTCATCTTCGCCGCCGAAATGGCGACGCCGGAGATGGTGGCCTTCATGGTCCGCTACACCTCGGGATACTTGTGTGTGCCGCTGGACGGCGCGATCTGCGACCGGTTGGGCCTGTTGCCGATGTATGCGGTCAACCAGGACAAGCACGGCACCGCCTACACCGTGACCGTCGACGCAAGACAAGGTGTCGGGACGGGCATTTCCGCGTCCGACCGCGCCACCACCATGCGCCTGTTGGCCGATCCCACCACCGTCGCCGACGATTTCACCCGCCCCGGGCATGTGGTTCCGTTGCGCGCCAAGGACGGTGGCGTGTTGCGCCGGCCCGGCCACACCGAGGCCGCCGTCGACCTGGCCCGGATGGCGGGCCTGCAACCCGCCGGGGCGATCTGTGAGATCGTCAGCCAGAAGGACGAGGGGTCGATGGCCCAGACCGACGAGTTGCGGGTCTTCGCCGACGAGCACGGTCTGGCGCTGATCACGATCGCCGACATCATCGAATGGCGGCGCAAGCACGAGAAGCACATCGAGCGGATCGCCGAGGCCCGGATCCCGACGCGGCACGGCGAATTCCGCGCCATCGGTTACACCAGCATCTACGACGAAGTCGAACACGTGGCACTGGTTCGCGGCGACATCGCCGGGCCGGACGCCGAGGGCGACGATGTGTTGGTCCGGGTGCACTCCGAATGCCTGACCGGTGACGTGTTCGGTTCGCGGCGTTGCGACTGCGGTCCACAGCTGGATGCCGCGATGGCGATGGTCGCGCGTGAGGGCCGCGGCGTGGTGCTGTACATGCGCGGCCACGAGGGCCGCGGCATCGGGCTGCTGCACAAGCTGCAGGCCTATCAGCTGCAGGACGCCGGCGCCGACACGGTGGATGCCAACCTCAAGCTTGGATTGCCCGCCGACGCAAGGGATTACGGGATCGGCGCGCAGATCCTCGTCGACCTCGGGGTGCGTTCGATGCGGCTGCTGACCAACAACCCGGCCAAGCGGGTCGGGTTGGACGGCTACGGACTGCACATCCTCGAGCGGGTGCCGCTGCCGGTGCGGGCCAACGCCGAGAACATCCGCTACCTGATGACCAAGCGCGACAGGATGGGCCACGATCTGGTCGGGCTGGATGACTTCCACGAATCTGTTTATTTGCCGGGCGAATTCGGCGGTGCTCTGTGA
- a CDS encoding MFS transporter, with protein MSTQTGRRVAITAGSLAVLLGALDAYVVITIIRDIMTDVGIPVNKLQRITWIITMYLLGYIAAMPLLGRASDRFGRKLVLQLSLALFMLGSVVTALSVQIGQWGLLGDDPNAAFQVLIAGRTIQGVASGALLPVTLALGADLWAQRNRAGVLGGIGAAQELGMVLGPLYGIFIVWLLHDWRDVFWINVPLTLIAMAMIQFSLPGHDRSANPERIDLVGGVLLAIALGLAVVGLYNPNPDGKVVLPSYGPPLVIGAVVAGVAFLCWERFSRTRLINPAGVHFVPFLAALATSVCAGAALMVTLVNVELFGQGVLSMDQTAAAGLLLWFLIALPIGAVAGGWIATRVGDRAVTFVGLLIAAYGYWLIHYWRADLIDRKHNILGLFSVPVLHADLLVAGVGLGLVIGPLSSAALRVVPSAQHGIASAAVVVARNTGMLIGVAALSAWGFYQFNNILARKSAEIPANASLLERLLIQKDLYLKAFEEMYGGIFEVTVFICIVGALLGLLLGSRKRRAIEPGEPEVPEQSAVTDPATA; from the coding sequence ATGAGCACGCAGACCGGACGCCGGGTCGCGATCACCGCGGGCAGCCTCGCGGTTCTGTTGGGGGCGCTGGACGCCTACGTGGTGATCACCATCATCCGCGACATCATGACCGATGTCGGCATCCCGGTGAACAAGCTGCAGCGGATCACCTGGATCATCACGATGTACCTGCTGGGGTACATCGCCGCAATGCCGTTGCTGGGGCGCGCCTCCGACCGGTTTGGCCGCAAGCTGGTGCTGCAACTGAGCTTGGCCCTGTTCATGCTCGGCTCCGTGGTCACCGCGTTGTCGGTGCAGATCGGCCAGTGGGGCCTGCTCGGTGACGACCCCAACGCGGCCTTCCAAGTGCTGATCGCCGGCCGCACCATCCAGGGCGTGGCCAGCGGCGCCCTGCTACCGGTCACGCTGGCGCTGGGCGCGGATCTCTGGGCGCAGCGCAACCGCGCCGGCGTGCTCGGCGGCATCGGCGCGGCGCAGGAGCTGGGCATGGTGCTCGGCCCGCTGTACGGCATCTTCATCGTCTGGCTGCTACACGACTGGCGCGACGTGTTCTGGATCAACGTCCCGCTGACGCTGATCGCCATGGCGATGATCCAGTTCAGCCTGCCGGGGCACGATCGCAGCGCCAATCCGGAGCGCATCGACCTGGTCGGCGGCGTGCTGCTGGCGATCGCCCTGGGCCTCGCGGTGGTGGGGCTGTACAACCCCAATCCCGACGGCAAGGTGGTGCTGCCGAGCTACGGGCCGCCACTGGTCATCGGCGCGGTCGTCGCCGGAGTGGCGTTCCTGTGCTGGGAGCGGTTCTCGCGCACCCGCCTGATCAATCCGGCCGGGGTGCATTTCGTGCCGTTCCTGGCCGCACTGGCGACGTCGGTGTGCGCGGGCGCGGCGTTGATGGTGACGCTGGTCAACGTCGAACTGTTCGGCCAGGGTGTGCTGTCGATGGACCAAACCGCGGCGGCCGGGCTGCTGCTGTGGTTCCTGATCGCCCTGCCGATCGGCGCCGTGGCGGGCGGGTGGATCGCCACCCGCGTCGGGGACCGCGCGGTGACCTTCGTCGGGCTGCTCATCGCGGCCTACGGCTACTGGCTGATTCACTACTGGCGGGCGGATCTCATCGACCGCAAGCACAACATTCTCGGGCTGTTCAGCGTCCCGGTCCTGCACGCGGACCTGCTGGTGGCCGGTGTCGGGCTCGGCCTGGTGATCGGCCCGCTCTCGTCGGCCGCCCTGCGGGTGGTGCCCAGCGCGCAGCACGGGATCGCCTCGGCGGCGGTGGTGGTGGCCCGCAATACCGGGATGTTGATCGGGGTGGCCGCGCTCAGCGCCTGGGGCTTCTACCAGTTCAACAACATCCTGGCGAGGAAGTCGGCGGAAATCCCGGCCAACGCGAGCCTGTTGGAGCGTCTGCTCATCCAGAAGGACCTGTACCTGAAGGCATTCGAGGAGATGTACGGCGGCATCTTCGAGGTCACCGTGTTCATCTGCATCGTCGGCGCCCTGCTGGGCCTGTTGCTCGGCAGCCGAAAGCGCCGCGCGATCGAGCCGGGCGAACCGGAAGTCCCCGAACAATCGGCCGTGACCGACCCAGCCACGGCGTGA
- a CDS encoding nuclear transport factor 2 family protein codes for MVETEQHIAIDPAELRAMLDKQAITEQINRYCRAVDRLDIPLGHSVFHEDATADYGEALYQGDGRGVIDFICASHLLTLNHSHQVCNSIITLDGDRAGSETYFHSATRLAQDDKVMQIRVWGRYLDEWSRREGQWRIDKRLTLFDFDEVREVTEMTQRPATRDRTDPSYAVLEFSGSR; via the coding sequence ATGGTCGAAACTGAACAGCACATCGCGATCGATCCGGCCGAGCTGCGGGCGATGCTCGACAAGCAGGCGATCACCGAGCAGATCAACCGCTACTGCCGCGCGGTGGACCGGCTGGACATCCCGCTGGGACATTCGGTCTTTCACGAGGACGCGACGGCGGACTACGGCGAGGCGCTCTACCAGGGCGACGGACGCGGTGTGATCGATTTCATCTGCGCCTCGCACCTGCTGACCCTCAACCATTCGCACCAGGTCTGCAACAGCATCATCACCCTCGACGGCGACCGCGCGGGCAGCGAAACCTACTTCCATTCCGCGACGCGGTTGGCGCAGGACGACAAGGTCATGCAGATCCGGGTTTGGGGCCGCTACCTCGACGAGTGGTCGCGACGGGAGGGCCAGTGGCGCATCGACAAGCGGCTGACCCTGTTCGACTTCGACGAAGTCCGGGAGGTCACCGAGATGACCCAGCGCCCCGCCACCCGCGACCGCACCGATCCGTCCTATGCCGTGCTGGAATTTAGCGGATCCCGCTGA
- the ribH gene encoding 6,7-dimethyl-8-ribityllumazine synthase has product MSGGAGVPDIPALDASGLRLAIVASTWHTQICDALLAGACKAASESGIDAPTVVRVLGAIEIPVVAQELARNHDVVVALGVVIRGETPHFDYVCDSVTQGLTRLALDASTPIANGVLTCNTEEQALARAGLPESVEDKGAQATAAGLTAALTLRDLRARS; this is encoded by the coding sequence ATGAGCGGTGGTGCCGGTGTGCCGGACATTCCGGCGCTGGACGCCTCCGGTCTGAGGCTTGCCATCGTCGCGAGCACCTGGCACACCCAGATCTGCGACGCTCTGCTGGCCGGCGCCTGCAAGGCGGCCTCGGAGTCGGGCATCGACGCCCCGACCGTGGTTCGTGTCCTCGGCGCGATCGAGATCCCGGTGGTGGCACAGGAACTCGCCCGCAACCACGATGTCGTCGTCGCGCTTGGGGTGGTAATTCGGGGTGAGACACCACATTTCGACTATGTTTGCGATTCCGTGACCCAAGGCCTGACCCGGCTTGCGCTGGACGCCTCCACGCCGATCGCCAACGGGGTCCTCACCTGCAACACCGAGGAGCAGGCGCTGGCCCGCGCCGGCCTTCCGGAGTCGGTCGAAGACAAGGGGGCCCAGGCGACCGCGGCCGGCCTGACCGCCGCGCTGACCCTGCGTGACCTGCGCGCTCGGTCGTGA
- the rapZ gene encoding RNase adapter RapZ: MTTDAAADIDVVLVTGLSGAGRGTAAKVLEDLGWYVADNLPPQLITRMVDFGLAAGSRITQLAVVMDVRSRGFTGDLDSVRNELATRNITPRVVFMEASDDMLVRRYEQNRRSHPLQGEQTLAEGIAAERRMLAPVRATADLIIDTSTLSVHGLRDSIERAFGGDRGATTSVTVESFGFKYGLPMDADMVMDVRFLPNPHWVDELRELTGQHPAVRDYVLGQNGAAEFLETYHRLLSLVVEGYRREGKRYMTVAIGCTGGKHRSVAIAEALMRLLGSNPRLSVRVLHRDLGRE; encoded by the coding sequence ATGACGACCGACGCTGCCGCCGACATCGATGTCGTGCTGGTGACCGGGCTGTCCGGGGCCGGGCGCGGCACGGCGGCCAAGGTGCTCGAGGACCTCGGCTGGTATGTGGCCGACAACCTGCCGCCGCAGCTGATCACCCGGATGGTGGATTTCGGGCTGGCCGCCGGATCTCGCATCACCCAATTGGCGGTGGTGATGGACGTGCGGTCGCGCGGATTCACCGGCGACCTGGACTCCGTGCGCAACGAACTGGCCACCCGCAACATCACCCCCCGCGTGGTGTTCATGGAGGCGTCCGACGACATGTTGGTGCGCCGCTACGAACAAAACCGGCGCAGTCATCCGCTCCAGGGTGAGCAGACCCTGGCCGAGGGGATCGCCGCCGAGCGCAGGATGCTGGCCCCGGTGCGCGCCACCGCGGACCTGATCATCGACACGTCGACGCTGTCGGTGCACGGACTGCGGGACAGCATCGAGCGCGCGTTCGGCGGCGACCGGGGCGCGACCACCAGCGTGACGGTCGAATCCTTCGGCTTCAAGTACGGCCTGCCGATGGACGCCGACATGGTGATGGACGTGCGGTTCCTACCCAACCCGCACTGGGTCGACGAGCTCCGCGAACTGACCGGCCAGCATCCGGCGGTGCGCGACTATGTGCTGGGCCAGAACGGCGCGGCCGAGTTCCTCGAGACTTACCATCGATTGCTGTCCCTGGTTGTCGAGGGCTATCGCCGGGAGGGGAAGCGATACATGACGGTCGCCATCGGCTGCACCGGCGGCAAGCACCGCAGCGTCGCGATCGCCGAAGCCTTGATGCGGCTGCTGGGGTCGAACCCTCGGCTGTCGGTGCGGGTTCTGCACCGGGACCTGGGTCGCGAATGA
- the yvcK gene encoding uridine diphosphate-N-acetylglucosamine-binding protein YvcK translates to MSEPTSPPMTSSTHSIVALGGGHGLYATLSAARRLTPHVTAIVTVADDGGSSGRLRNELDVVPPGDLRMALAALASDSPHGRLWATIVQHRFGGDGALAGHPIGNLMLAGLSEVLGDPVAALDELGRILGLKGRVLPMCPIPLQIEADVSGLEADPRMFRLIRGQVAIATTPGKVRRVRLLPPDPPATRQAVDAIMAADLVVLGPGSWFTSVIPHVLVPGLAAALRATTARRALVLNLVAEPGETAGFSVERHLHVLAQHAPGFSVHDIIIDAERVPSDRDREQLRRTATLLQAEVHFADLARPGTPLHDPGKLAAALDGVRVQGSSASTVTATEEIRIDEPRGDDAWR, encoded by the coding sequence ATGAGCGAGCCGACGAGCCCGCCAATGACGTCGTCGACGCACAGCATCGTCGCCCTGGGGGGCGGTCACGGGTTGTATGCCACGCTATCGGCGGCCCGTCGGCTCACGCCCCATGTGACCGCCATCGTCACGGTGGCCGACGACGGTGGCTCCTCGGGCCGGCTGCGCAACGAACTCGACGTGGTCCCGCCGGGGGATTTGCGAATGGCCTTGGCGGCGTTGGCATCCGACAGCCCGCACGGGCGGCTGTGGGCCACCATCGTGCAGCATCGGTTCGGCGGCGACGGCGCTTTGGCCGGGCATCCGATCGGCAACCTGATGCTGGCCGGGCTGTCCGAGGTGCTGGGCGACCCGGTCGCCGCCCTGGACGAGCTCGGGCGAATCCTGGGCCTCAAGGGCCGGGTGTTGCCGATGTGCCCGATCCCGCTGCAGATCGAGGCCGACGTCTCCGGCCTGGAAGCCGATCCGCGGATGTTCCGGCTGATCCGCGGTCAGGTCGCGATCGCGACCACCCCCGGCAAGGTGCGCCGCGTGCGGCTCCTGCCGCCCGACCCGCCGGCGACGCGGCAGGCCGTCGACGCCATCATGGCCGCCGATTTGGTGGTGCTGGGCCCGGGCTCGTGGTTCACCAGCGTAATCCCGCATGTGCTGGTGCCCGGGCTGGCCGCGGCGCTGCGCGCCACCACGGCCCGGCGGGCGCTGGTGCTGAACTTGGTCGCCGAGCCGGGGGAGACGGCCGGGTTCTCGGTGGAGCGCCATCTGCACGTGCTGGCCCAACACGCGCCCGGGTTCAGCGTGCACGACATCATCATCGACGCCGAGCGAGTCCCCAGCGACCGCGACCGCGAGCAACTGCGGCGCACGGCGACGCTGCTGCAGGCCGAGGTCCACTTCGCCGACTTGGCCAGACCTGGTACACCTTTACATGACCCAGGCAAGCTGGCGGCCGCCCTGGACGGGGTGCGGGTTCAGGGCTCCTCGGCATCGACCGTGACGGCCACCGAAGAGATTCGGATCGACGAACCAAGGGGTGACGACGCGTGGCGATGA
- a CDS encoding riboflavin synthase has product MFTGIVEELGEVTGREPLADAARLIIRGPVVTGDAGHGDSIAVNGVCLTVVEVLPDGQFSADVMGETLSRSNLGGLRVGSPVNLERAAAINSRLGGHIVQGHVDGTGEVVARTPSEHWEVVRIEVPAEVARYVVEKGSITVDGISLTVSGLGAEPRDWFEVSLIPTTRELTTLGTAPVGTQVNLEVDVIAKYVERLLATR; this is encoded by the coding sequence ATGTTCACCGGAATTGTCGAGGAACTCGGGGAGGTCACGGGCCGGGAACCGCTCGCGGACGCCGCACGTCTGATCATTCGCGGGCCCGTCGTCACCGGCGACGCCGGCCACGGTGATTCGATCGCGGTCAACGGTGTCTGCCTGACGGTGGTGGAGGTGCTGCCCGACGGTCAGTTCAGCGCCGACGTGATGGGTGAGACCCTCAGCCGATCCAACCTGGGCGGGCTGCGGGTGGGCAGCCCGGTGAACCTGGAGCGGGCCGCGGCGATCAATAGCCGGCTCGGCGGGCACATCGTGCAGGGACATGTGGACGGGACCGGCGAGGTGGTGGCCCGCACACCGTCCGAGCATTGGGAAGTGGTGCGGATCGAGGTGCCCGCCGAGGTGGCCCGCTACGTCGTCGAGAAGGGGTCGATCACCGTGGACGGGATTTCGTTGACCGTCTCCGGGCTGGGCGCCGAGCCGCGGGACTGGTTCGAGGTGTCGTTGATCCCGACGACTCGCGAGCTCACCACGCTGGGCACCGCCCCGGTGGGCACGCAGGTGAACCTCGAGGTCGACGTGATCGCCAAGTATGTTGAGCGGCTGCTGGCGACGCGCTAG